From the genome of Primulina eburnea isolate SZY01 chromosome 12, ASM2296580v1, whole genome shotgun sequence, one region includes:
- the LOC140808383 gene encoding uncharacterized protein isoform X3, whose amino-acid sequence MGESPADRDVGGQVSRLLEEAKELQDLAASLISRTSREEDALRQRVASLDSHIGSLRSTLRSSKQAEKLEDELVRARYVLSEGDAAAFLPTKSHGRYLRMFLGPINVRANRKDVQLKVKEEYNKFRDRTAFLFLFLPSLLLTLRSWIWDGCLPALPVQLYQAWLLYLYTGLTLRENILRVNGSGIRPWWIKHHYYAMAMALISLTWEIERGPDCSQKQRGVQLFLKWAIMQGVSMILQNRYQRQRLYTRIALGKARRMDVVWGETAGVEGQLLLLCPILFTLQGFEAYVGFLLLKTALGGFTSEWQVITSGILLIIMAAGNFANTVQTLITKSRVKAKMKRGKSRQDLNQGFDDKVW is encoded by the exons ATGGGAGAATCGCCGGCTGATCGAGATGTCGGGGGCCAGGTTTCCAGGCTGCTTGAAGAAGCCAAGGAGTTGCAGGACTTAGCGGCATCCCTCATATCCCGCACCTCTCGCGAAGAAGACGCGCTCCGCCAGCGCGTTGCGTCACTCGACTCCCATATCGGTTCCCTGCGTTCCACTCTTCGGAGCTCCAAACAAGCCGAAAAA TTGGAAGATGAATTGGTTAGAGCAAGATATGTCCTGAGCGAAGGAGACGCAGCTGCATTTCTCCCGACCAAATCTCATG GGAGATATTTGAGGATGTTTCTTGGTCCAATTAATGTGCGGGCGAACAGAAAGGATGTGCAACTGAAAGTCAAAGAGGAATACAATAAGTTCAGA GATAGAACAGCGTTCTTGTTCCTTTTTTTGCCATCACTGCTGCTGACGTTAAGGTCATGGATTTGGGATGGATGTTTGCCTGCATTGCCAGTTCAACTTTACCAG GCATGGTTGCTGTATCTCTACACAGGTTTGACTTTGAGAGAGAATATTTTGAGAGTTAATGGAAGCGGCATACGCCCATG GTGGATTAAGCATCACTATTATGCTATGGCTATGGCTCTCATAAGTCTTACATGGGAGATAGAGAGAGGACCTGATTGTTCCCAAAAACAG AGAGGTGTACAGCTGTTTTTAAAATGGGCGATTATGCAAGGAGTCTCCATGATTCTTCAGAATAGATATCAAAGGCAGAGACTGTACACACGTATTGCACTTGGCAAg GCCAGAAGAATGGATGTTGTTTGGGGAGAAACTGCCGGAGTGGAGGGTCAGTTGTTGTTGCTATGTCCTATCCTCTTTACTTTGCAG GGTTTTGAGGCCTATGTGGGGTTCTTATTGCTTAAAACTGCACTTGGTGGTTTTACTTCCGAGTGGCAG GTAATTACCAGTGGGATTCTTCTCATAATCATGGCTGCTGGGAATTTTGCAAACACAGTGCAGACCCTAATTACAAAATCTCGCGTGAAGGCAAAAATGAAGAGAGGAAAAAGCAGGCAAGACTTGAATCAGGGATTTGATGACAAG GTGTGGTGA
- the LOC140808383 gene encoding uncharacterized protein isoform X1 translates to MGESPADRDVGGQVSRLLEEAKELQDLAASLISRTSREEDALRQRVASLDSHIGSLRSTLRSSKQAEKLEDELVRARYVLSEGDAAAFLPTKSHGRYLRMFLGPINVRANRKDVQLKVKEEYNKFRDRTAFLFLFLPSLLLTLRSWIWDGCLPALPVQLYQAWLLYLYTGLTLRENILRVNGSGIRPWWIKHHYYAMAMALISLTWEIERGPDCSQKQRGVQLFLKWAIMQGVSMILQNRYQRQRLYTRIALGKARRMDVVWGETAGVEGQLLLLCPILFTLQGFEAYVGFLLLKTALGGFTSEWQVITSGILLIIMAAGNFANTVQTLITKSRVKAKMKRGKSRQDLNQGFDDKFCVG, encoded by the exons ATGGGAGAATCGCCGGCTGATCGAGATGTCGGGGGCCAGGTTTCCAGGCTGCTTGAAGAAGCCAAGGAGTTGCAGGACTTAGCGGCATCCCTCATATCCCGCACCTCTCGCGAAGAAGACGCGCTCCGCCAGCGCGTTGCGTCACTCGACTCCCATATCGGTTCCCTGCGTTCCACTCTTCGGAGCTCCAAACAAGCCGAAAAA TTGGAAGATGAATTGGTTAGAGCAAGATATGTCCTGAGCGAAGGAGACGCAGCTGCATTTCTCCCGACCAAATCTCATG GGAGATATTTGAGGATGTTTCTTGGTCCAATTAATGTGCGGGCGAACAGAAAGGATGTGCAACTGAAAGTCAAAGAGGAATACAATAAGTTCAGA GATAGAACAGCGTTCTTGTTCCTTTTTTTGCCATCACTGCTGCTGACGTTAAGGTCATGGATTTGGGATGGATGTTTGCCTGCATTGCCAGTTCAACTTTACCAG GCATGGTTGCTGTATCTCTACACAGGTTTGACTTTGAGAGAGAATATTTTGAGAGTTAATGGAAGCGGCATACGCCCATG GTGGATTAAGCATCACTATTATGCTATGGCTATGGCTCTCATAAGTCTTACATGGGAGATAGAGAGAGGACCTGATTGTTCCCAAAAACAG AGAGGTGTACAGCTGTTTTTAAAATGGGCGATTATGCAAGGAGTCTCCATGATTCTTCAGAATAGATATCAAAGGCAGAGACTGTACACACGTATTGCACTTGGCAAg GCCAGAAGAATGGATGTTGTTTGGGGAGAAACTGCCGGAGTGGAGGGTCAGTTGTTGTTGCTATGTCCTATCCTCTTTACTTTGCAG GGTTTTGAGGCCTATGTGGGGTTCTTATTGCTTAAAACTGCACTTGGTGGTTTTACTTCCGAGTGGCAG GTAATTACCAGTGGGATTCTTCTCATAATCATGGCTGCTGGGAATTTTGCAAACACAGTGCAGACCCTAATTACAAAATCTCGCGTGAAGGCAAAAATGAAGAGAGGAAAAAGCAGGCAAGACTTGAATCAGGGATTTGATGACAAG TTTTGCGTGGGATAA
- the LOC140808433 gene encoding aluminum-activated malate transporter 4-like isoform X1, with protein sequence MMAANLGSFRQSFVERGQERLLSRRFYSDEGLDSYYVRHEGCLHRLYRITLERFSKWWNDAKGIAVRSYEMGRSDPRKAVFAAKMGSALSLVSVLIFFKEHLSLISQYSIWAILTVVVVFEFSIGATLNKGFNRALGTFSAGALSLGIAELSKMAGQFQEVAVVVSIFIAGSLASYLKLHPAMKQYEYGFRVFLLTFCIVLVSGSSHFVRTAVSRLLFIAVGAGVCLIINVCIYPIWAGEDLHKLVTKNFKGVASSLEGCISMYLQCVEYTRIPSKILLYQASDDPLYKGYRAAVESTSQEESLLAFAVWEPPHGRYRMLNYPWNEYVKVSGALRHCAFMVMAMHGCILSEIQASLELRQVFKNEIQRVGTEGAKVLRLLGEKVEKMEKLNPGDLLQEVHDAAEDLQLMIDQKSYHLVNAESWETKNRPKKFADPEQLQDLKDNENKRPPVINSLSESMTNLKAPLQLPNYDPQNPNATVNISASQWGSAEDMLRQQTMWPSRVSLIGDTPFPLNEREIRTYESASALSLATFTSLLIEFVARLQNLVNSFEGLSEKAKFKDPVKSTEQKAAAGFWSWLLKCMCCNDN encoded by the exons ATGATGGCCGCAaatctcggatcttttaggcaGAGTTTTGTGGAGAGAGGCCAAGAGAGATTGCTTTCGAGGAGGTTTTATTCTGACGAGGGTTTAGATTCCTATTACGTTCGCCATGAGGGCTGTTTACATCGTCTTTATCGGATCACGTTGGAAAGGTTTTCCAAATGGTGGAATGATGCCAAGGGAATTGCGGTTAGGTCATATGAAATGGGCCGTTCTGATCCTAGGAAGGCGGTGTTTGCGGCTAAGATGGGCTCTGCTTTATCTCTGGTTTCGGTTCTTATTTTTTTCAAAGAACATTTAAGTTTGATAAGCCAATACTCCATCTGGGCTATCCTCACTGTCGTCGTCGTGTTTGAATTTAGCATTG GGGCGACACTAAACAAAGGGTTCAACCGCGCATTAGGGACCTTTTCTGCTGGAGCACTATCGCTGGGCATTGCAGAATTATCTAAGATGGCCGGTCAATTCCAAGAAGTAGCGGTTGTTGTCAGCATTTTCATTGCTG GCTCGTTGGCTAGTTATTTGAAGTTGCACCCTGCCATGAAGCAGTACGAATATGGATTCCGGGTGTTCTTGCTGACATTTTGCATTGTGCTGGTATCGGGATCTTCACATTTTGTTCGAACAGCTGTTTCTAGGTTGCTGTTTATTGCAGTTGGTGCCGGTGTTTGTTTGATCATAAATGTTTGTATTTACCCCATTTGGGCTGGCGAGGACTTGCATAAATTGGTCACAAAAAATTTCAAGGGGGTCGCTAGTTCTTTGGAAG GATGTATCAGTATGTACTTGCAGTGTGTTGAATACACTAGAATACCTTCAAAGATTCTTCTCTACCAGGCTTCTGACGATCCCCTGTACAAAGGATATAGAGCTGCAGTTGAGTCCACAAGCCAGGAGGAGTCCCTG CTAGCTTTTGCTGTATGGGAACCACCTCATGGTCGTTATAGAATGCTCAATTATCCTTGGAATGAATATGTTAAAGTTAGTGGTGCTCTAAGGCATTGTGCATTCATGGTTATGGCAATGCATGGGTGCATACTTTCGGAAATACAG GCATCATTGGAATTGAGGCAGGTTTTTAAGAATGAGATTCAAAGAGTTGGGACTGAAGGAGCTAAAGTGTTGCGATTGCTTGGTGAAAAAGTAGAGAAGATGGAAAAACTAAATCCAGGAGACCTGCTCCAGGAAGTTCATGATGCCGCAGAGGATTTGCAGCTGATGATTGACCAAAAATCGTACCATTTGGTTAATGCAGAGAGTTGGGAAACTAAGAACCGTCCTAAGAAATTTGCCGATCCTGAACAACTACAAGATCTCAAAGATAATGAAAACAAGCGACCGCCAGTGATAAATTCACTTAGTGAATCAATGACCAATCTAAAAGCACCTCTACAATTACCAAACTATGATCCGCAGAATCCAAACGCGACTGTCAACATCTCTGCATCACAATGGGGTTCAGCTGAAGATATGCTAAGACAGCAGACAATGTGGCCTTCTCGGGTCTCCCTCATTGGTGATACCCCTTTCCCTTTGAATGAGCGTGAAATAAGGACGTACGAAAGTGCTAGTGCATTGTCGCTTGCAACATTTACTTCTTTGTTGATCGAGTTTGTTGCCAGGCTTCAGAATCTCGTGAACTCATTTGAAGGACTAAGCGAGAAGGCAAAATTCAAGGATCCGGTCAAGTCAACAGAACAGAAAGCGGCTGCTGGTTTCTGGAGTTGGCTGCTCAAGTGCATGTGCTGCAATGATAATTAA
- the LOC140808383 gene encoding uncharacterized protein isoform X2, whose amino-acid sequence MGESPADRDVGGQVSRLLEEAKELQDLAASLISRTSREEDALRQRVASLDSHIGSLRSTLRSSKQAEKLEDELVRARYVLSEGDAAAFLPTKSHGRYLRMFLGPINVRANRKDVQLKVKEEYNKFRDRTAFLFLFLPSLLLTLRSWIWDGCLPALPVQLYQAWLLYLYTGLTLRENILRVNGSGIRPWWIKHHYYAMAMALISLTWEIERGPDCSQKQRGVQLFLKWAIMQGVSMILQNRYQRQRLYTRIALGKARRMDVVWGETAGVEGQLLLLCPILFTLQGFEAYVGFLLLKTALGGFTSEWQVITSGILLIIMAAGNFANTVQTLITKSRVKAKMKRGKSRQDLNQGFDDKVSD is encoded by the exons ATGGGAGAATCGCCGGCTGATCGAGATGTCGGGGGCCAGGTTTCCAGGCTGCTTGAAGAAGCCAAGGAGTTGCAGGACTTAGCGGCATCCCTCATATCCCGCACCTCTCGCGAAGAAGACGCGCTCCGCCAGCGCGTTGCGTCACTCGACTCCCATATCGGTTCCCTGCGTTCCACTCTTCGGAGCTCCAAACAAGCCGAAAAA TTGGAAGATGAATTGGTTAGAGCAAGATATGTCCTGAGCGAAGGAGACGCAGCTGCATTTCTCCCGACCAAATCTCATG GGAGATATTTGAGGATGTTTCTTGGTCCAATTAATGTGCGGGCGAACAGAAAGGATGTGCAACTGAAAGTCAAAGAGGAATACAATAAGTTCAGA GATAGAACAGCGTTCTTGTTCCTTTTTTTGCCATCACTGCTGCTGACGTTAAGGTCATGGATTTGGGATGGATGTTTGCCTGCATTGCCAGTTCAACTTTACCAG GCATGGTTGCTGTATCTCTACACAGGTTTGACTTTGAGAGAGAATATTTTGAGAGTTAATGGAAGCGGCATACGCCCATG GTGGATTAAGCATCACTATTATGCTATGGCTATGGCTCTCATAAGTCTTACATGGGAGATAGAGAGAGGACCTGATTGTTCCCAAAAACAG AGAGGTGTACAGCTGTTTTTAAAATGGGCGATTATGCAAGGAGTCTCCATGATTCTTCAGAATAGATATCAAAGGCAGAGACTGTACACACGTATTGCACTTGGCAAg GCCAGAAGAATGGATGTTGTTTGGGGAGAAACTGCCGGAGTGGAGGGTCAGTTGTTGTTGCTATGTCCTATCCTCTTTACTTTGCAG GGTTTTGAGGCCTATGTGGGGTTCTTATTGCTTAAAACTGCACTTGGTGGTTTTACTTCCGAGTGGCAG GTAATTACCAGTGGGATTCTTCTCATAATCATGGCTGCTGGGAATTTTGCAAACACAGTGCAGACCCTAATTACAAAATCTCGCGTGAAGGCAAAAATGAAGAGAGGAAAAAGCAGGCAAGACTTGAATCAGGGATTTGATGACAAGGTTAGTGATTAA
- the LOC140808433 gene encoding aluminum-activated malate transporter 4-like isoform X2 produces MMAANLGSFRQSFVERGQERLLSRRFYSDEGLDSYYVRHEGCLHRLYRITLERFSKWWNDAKGIAVRSYEMGRSDPRKAVFAAKMGSALSLVSVLIFFKEHLSLISQYSIWAILTVVVVFEFSIGATLNKGFNRALGTFSAGALSLGIAELSKMAGQFQEVAVVVSIFIAGSLASYLKLHPAMKQYEYGFRVFLLTFCIVLVSGSSHFVRTAVSRLLFIAVGAGVCLIINVCIYPIWAGEDLHKLVTKNFKGVASSLEGCISMYLQCVEYTRIPSKILLYQASDDPLYKGYRAAVESTSQEESLASLELRQVFKNEIQRVGTEGAKVLRLLGEKVEKMEKLNPGDLLQEVHDAAEDLQLMIDQKSYHLVNAESWETKNRPKKFADPEQLQDLKDNENKRPPVINSLSESMTNLKAPLQLPNYDPQNPNATVNISASQWGSAEDMLRQQTMWPSRVSLIGDTPFPLNEREIRTYESASALSLATFTSLLIEFVARLQNLVNSFEGLSEKAKFKDPVKSTEQKAAAGFWSWLLKCMCCNDN; encoded by the exons ATGATGGCCGCAaatctcggatcttttaggcaGAGTTTTGTGGAGAGAGGCCAAGAGAGATTGCTTTCGAGGAGGTTTTATTCTGACGAGGGTTTAGATTCCTATTACGTTCGCCATGAGGGCTGTTTACATCGTCTTTATCGGATCACGTTGGAAAGGTTTTCCAAATGGTGGAATGATGCCAAGGGAATTGCGGTTAGGTCATATGAAATGGGCCGTTCTGATCCTAGGAAGGCGGTGTTTGCGGCTAAGATGGGCTCTGCTTTATCTCTGGTTTCGGTTCTTATTTTTTTCAAAGAACATTTAAGTTTGATAAGCCAATACTCCATCTGGGCTATCCTCACTGTCGTCGTCGTGTTTGAATTTAGCATTG GGGCGACACTAAACAAAGGGTTCAACCGCGCATTAGGGACCTTTTCTGCTGGAGCACTATCGCTGGGCATTGCAGAATTATCTAAGATGGCCGGTCAATTCCAAGAAGTAGCGGTTGTTGTCAGCATTTTCATTGCTG GCTCGTTGGCTAGTTATTTGAAGTTGCACCCTGCCATGAAGCAGTACGAATATGGATTCCGGGTGTTCTTGCTGACATTTTGCATTGTGCTGGTATCGGGATCTTCACATTTTGTTCGAACAGCTGTTTCTAGGTTGCTGTTTATTGCAGTTGGTGCCGGTGTTTGTTTGATCATAAATGTTTGTATTTACCCCATTTGGGCTGGCGAGGACTTGCATAAATTGGTCACAAAAAATTTCAAGGGGGTCGCTAGTTCTTTGGAAG GATGTATCAGTATGTACTTGCAGTGTGTTGAATACACTAGAATACCTTCAAAGATTCTTCTCTACCAGGCTTCTGACGATCCCCTGTACAAAGGATATAGAGCTGCAGTTGAGTCCACAAGCCAGGAGGAGTCCCTG GCATCATTGGAATTGAGGCAGGTTTTTAAGAATGAGATTCAAAGAGTTGGGACTGAAGGAGCTAAAGTGTTGCGATTGCTTGGTGAAAAAGTAGAGAAGATGGAAAAACTAAATCCAGGAGACCTGCTCCAGGAAGTTCATGATGCCGCAGAGGATTTGCAGCTGATGATTGACCAAAAATCGTACCATTTGGTTAATGCAGAGAGTTGGGAAACTAAGAACCGTCCTAAGAAATTTGCCGATCCTGAACAACTACAAGATCTCAAAGATAATGAAAACAAGCGACCGCCAGTGATAAATTCACTTAGTGAATCAATGACCAATCTAAAAGCACCTCTACAATTACCAAACTATGATCCGCAGAATCCAAACGCGACTGTCAACATCTCTGCATCACAATGGGGTTCAGCTGAAGATATGCTAAGACAGCAGACAATGTGGCCTTCTCGGGTCTCCCTCATTGGTGATACCCCTTTCCCTTTGAATGAGCGTGAAATAAGGACGTACGAAAGTGCTAGTGCATTGTCGCTTGCAACATTTACTTCTTTGTTGATCGAGTTTGTTGCCAGGCTTCAGAATCTCGTGAACTCATTTGAAGGACTAAGCGAGAAGGCAAAATTCAAGGATCCGGTCAAGTCAACAGAACAGAAAGCGGCTGCTGGTTTCTGGAGTTGGCTGCTCAAGTGCATGTGCTGCAATGATAATTAA